TGCTGCGGCATGTGCTGCTGGACGACGGGCTTGGCCTGGACATGCTGGACCGTCTGGAAATCGTGGTGGCGTGCCAGAACGCCACCGGCGCTTTCGTGGAAGGTGAAGGGGACTGGCGGACAGTAGGCGACGTAATCGACGCCTGCCGTAATGCCGTGATCTATGGGGAGTGCCGGTAATGGCGCAGCTACTTGACCAGTATGGGAAGCCGGTCCGCACATCGGACCTGACACGGCAGGTTTCCGGGCCGACGATGCTGGGGCAGCGCCCCGCCATCATCACCACGCCCATTGGCGGCCTGACGCCTGCGACCCTTGCGGCCCTGCTGAACGCCGCCGATACGGGCGACAGCCTGGCGTGGCTGGAATGCGCGGAAGAGCTTGAGCGGCGTGATCTGCATTACCTGGGCGTGCTGAACACCCGCAAGCGCACCATTGCACAGTTGCCGATTACCGTAACCCCGGCCAGCGATGATGATGCGCACAAGAAGCATGCGGATTTCGTCAGCGCCTGGCTGGACCGTGGCGTGCTGGAAAAATCCCTGTTCGACATGATGGACGCGGTGGGCAAGGGCTGGTCGGTCCATGAAATCGTCTGGCATGCCGAGGCCGGGAACTATTACCCCGAGGAACTGGCCTTCCGTCCGCCCCGGTTCTTTGAAGTGTCCTATCAGGATGGCGAGACAATCATGCTGCGCGACGATCCCGGCTGCACGGCCCCGCCATCAGCACCTGGCGGCATCCTTCAGGAAGGCTATACCGCGCTGGACCCGAATGCGTTCGTGATCCACCGCCATCCGTCATGGTCGGGCCTGACCCTGCGCGCGGGGCTGACGCGGGCGGTGTGCTGGGCACTGCTGGCCAAGATGTTTACCATGCGCGACTGGGGCGTGTTCGTGCAGAATTACGGCCTGCCCGCCCGGATCGGCCGGTATGGACCCGATGCATCCGAAGAAGACCGCAACGTGATGTTCCAGGCGCTGACCGACTTTGGCGGCGCGTTGGCGGCGATGATGCCCAAGGGTATGGATTTCGAACTGGTGGAACCGAAATCATCGGGCGGCCATGAACTGCACATGCTGCGCGCGGAGTTCCTGAACAGCGAGATCAGCAAGGCCGTGCTGGGGCAGACCGGCACGACGGACAGCAAGCAGGGTGCCCACGCATCCGGCGCGATCCACCGCGAGGTGCAGGAAGACATTGAGCGCGCCGACGCCAGCCTGCTATCGGCCACCATAAGCCAGCAGATCGTGGCGCGCATGGTGGCCTTCAGCTTTGGCCCGCAGGACGAATACCCAAAACTGCGCATCGGCAGGCCGGACGAGGTGCCGCTCGATACCCTGATCAAGGTCGTGCAGTTTGCGGGGCCGCAGGGCCTGAAGTTCCCGGCGCAGCCTTTCTATGACCGGATGGGCATGGAAGCCCCGCAGGAAGGCGACAGCGTGTTCGGCATGGTTGCCCAGGCGCAGCCGGTGCAGCCCGCGCACGTCCTGCCTGCCCAGGACAGGCCCGCGCAGGTCATGCCCCCGCGTGACCCCAACCCCACGCCCGCCAGCCCGCAGGCGGCGGACCAGCAGGAAATCACCCTGCATACCCGGCTGGGAAAGCTGTTGAGCCGACATGTGCGCGCCGATGGCACGCATATCATCAACCTCATGACCCAGCGCCTGGCGCGCGATGCGGAAGCGGGCCTTGCGCAGATGACGGACGCGGTGCGGGCCGAGGTGGAAAAGGCGGGCACCATGGCCGGGCTGGAAAAGACGCTGGCGGGGATGGACCTGCCCCATG
This portion of the Komagataeibacter sp. FNDCF1 genome encodes:
- a CDS encoding acyl carrier protein; the protein is MSRTSRKVRRIVAAVAMRPRQTVLRHVLLDDGLGLDMLDRLEIVVACQNATGAFVEGEGDWRTVGDVIDACRNAVIYGECR
- a CDS encoding DUF935 domain-containing protein, with the translated sequence MAQLLDQYGKPVRTSDLTRQVSGPTMLGQRPAIITTPIGGLTPATLAALLNAADTGDSLAWLECAEELERRDLHYLGVLNTRKRTIAQLPITVTPASDDDAHKKHADFVSAWLDRGVLEKSLFDMMDAVGKGWSVHEIVWHAEAGNYYPEELAFRPPRFFEVSYQDGETIMLRDDPGCTAPPSAPGGILQEGYTALDPNAFVIHRHPSWSGLTLRAGLTRAVCWALLAKMFTMRDWGVFVQNYGLPARIGRYGPDASEEDRNVMFQALTDFGGALAAMMPKGMDFELVEPKSSGGHELHMLRAEFLNSEISKAVLGQTGTTDSKQGAHASGAIHREVQEDIERADASLLSATISQQIVARMVAFSFGPQDEYPKLRIGRPDEVPLDTLIKVVQFAGPQGLKFPAQPFYDRMGMEAPQEGDSVFGMVAQAQPVQPAHVLPAQDRPAQVMPPRDPNPTPASPQAADQQEITLHTRLGKLLSRHVRADGTHIINLMTQRLARDAEAGLAQMTDAVRAEVEKAGTMAGLEKTLAGMDLPHDQFQQAMQVALMVSELAGEAMVLDEMAANG